Part of the Planococcus plakortidis genome is shown below.
TTAATTGTTGACGGTTTCGTCTTCGTAGACCGGAACCCAACCTTCCGTAGTGACGAAGATGCGCACGGCGACGACTTTGCGGTCTTCAGCGAGCGTGAAATAATGTGTAATGTTTTCAGGCACCGAAATCAAATCGCCCGGAGTCAGGTGGACTTCGAAAAAGCGTTCGTCTTGGCCTTGGATGATGAAGACGCCGTGGCCGCTGACGATGTAGCGCACTTCGTCGTCTGTATGGATATGCTTGCGCTGGAAGTTTTTCAGCAGTTCATCGAGTTTCGGGTTCGAATCGGACAGGGAGATGACGTCTGCTGCCTTGTAGCCGCGACGTGCCGAGATGTCATCGATTTCCGAACGGAACGCTTCGAGGATCTGTTCTTTTTCCTCGTCGCTCAAATCGAATTTCTCACGCAATGGCTCCGGCAATTTATGGATATCCCAATGCTCGTAGACGACTTCCTGGCTTTCGAGAAATGCGGCAACCTCTTGTTGGGATTCGATTGTTTCGTCTGTTCCTTGAATTTTAATGATGGCCATGATGGATCTTCCTCTCTTGTTTTAGGATTGGAATTGGCGGAGCGCCAATCGGTATTGGAATAAAAATTCGCTCGCTTCGAGCAGCTTTTTCGCTTCAAAAGCATCTTTCCCCCACACGGTGATGCCGTGGTTGCGGATGAGTACGGCGCCTTTATCGGCGTTGACGAAGCTTCTGAACTCATCTGCGAGCTTTGGAATGTCGGCATGGTTCGGGATGATCGGAATCGACAGCTTGGCGTCTTGTTCCCATAAGCCGAACGCTTTGATCAGTTCCTGTCCTTGAAATTCAATAACCCCCTCATCTCCATAGAGCTCGGAGATGACATTGTTCGCGACCGTATGGACGTGCAAACTGCAGCCGGCTGAGGTTTCGGAATAAACGGCCTGGTGCAGCAAGGTTTCGGCTGAAGGCTTGAGCGCGCCAGCTTGTACGGGCTGCCCATTTTTGTCGACGAGCAGAAAGTCTTCCGCTGTTTCTTTGTATTTGTCTTTGCCGCTGGCGGTGACGAGAAATTCGAGCGGCTCATCCGATACTTTGATCGCCAAATTGCCGCTTGTTCCCATAAACCAGTCGCGCGCAGCAAGCGCCCGTTTCACTTCGGCGAGTTCTTGCCAGCGGGTTTCGTAAGCGCTCATGAAATCACTCCTAGCTTGGCGTCAAGAATATCCGTCACGTCGTGGAAGCTTTCGAAAGCTTCATAGGCAATGCCGAGCTCCTCGCATTTGTCGACCAGGAAATCCCTGGCGATGACGAGATCCGCTTGTTTGGCGGCTTGCAAGTCGGTGATGGAATCGCCGATGACGATGCTCGTCGATTGCTCCGACATGATGCGGCGCATGACGGACGGTTTGCAGCAGCCGCAGCCTTGGCTGTCGCACTGTTCGTCGCAGCCGTGCGGGAAGCGGATATGGATCTTGTCATTCGAAAAATCCGCTTCGTTGCAATAGATGCCGGCGAATGGACCGTATGGCTCGAGCAATGGGTAGACGAAAAAGTCGATGCCTCCGCTGACGATATAGAGCGGGATGTCATGGCGTTTTGTGTAGGCGACGAAATCGGCGAAGCCTTCGCGGATTTCCGCTTGGTCGAGCGCATAGTTGATGATCTGTTGCTTGGCGGAAGATGGCAGCAAGGCAAACATTTGCTGGACGCCTTCGCATATGGAAATGCGCTGATCGAGAATTTGATCTTTTATCGGCGACCAACCCGGCGGATCGAACTCTTTCATGATGGCGATCAAATTATCGCGGGAAGTCACCGTCCCGTCGAAGTCGCAAAATATGACCGGCTTGCTCATACGGTTTCCCCCCATAATGCTAACGCTTTTTGTAATTCGTCCTGTTGTTTGGCGGCTTCCGTTAAAGCCTGTCCTTGCAGTGCGGCGTCGATCGCTTGGCGGAACGCTTTGCCGCCAGCAGCAGCGCCGTCTGGATGGCCATGGACGCCGCCTCCGGCATTGATGATGCTGTCAACGCCGTAGTCTTCTAACAATAGCGGCACGAGGGCGGGGTGGATGCCAGCGGATGGCACCGGGAAGCTTTGCTTCAAAGGGCCTTCGCTGACCAGTTCCTGACCGAGCTGCAACGCCGTTTCTTTCTCGAGGGCGACGCTGCCGTAAGGGGACGGGAACAAGCTGAAGTCAGCTCCTGCCAGTCGTGTCAGTTTGCCAAGTGCAAGCGCCGTGGACACGCCGTAAAAATCGGATGACGTATACGCGCCGCTGAACGCAGGATGCGCCATAAGCGGGAGTGCCACTTCTTCGTCTTCTGCCAGTTCCTGCAAGACGTCGAATCCGTAGGCATGGACATTGAACAACAAAGCGTCCGCCCCGAGTTCACGTGCCCGCCGCGCCTTGTCGCGCAAGCTTGATGTCCGTCCGGATAAATTGACGGCATACAGCGTGCGATGGCCGGTTTCTTCGTACACTTCGTCTAACACATGACACGCTGCGGTAACGCGCTTGTCAAACGGCGTCAGTGGATTGTCGAATAAAATCTCATCGTCTTTCACCAAGTCGACGCCGCCGAGTGCCTGTTGGCGAAGTTGATCTGATAGATAATCGAGATCGCGGCCGATGACGCCCTTGAAAATACTCATGGCGAGCGGGCGCCCGTTGACACCGAGCGTTTCGCGAATGCCGTCGATCCCAAAACGCGGGCCCGGAAACTGGCGGAGCAGTGATTCTTCAAAATCCAAATCGATCAATTTGATCTCGCCGTCGAGAGACAGCTTGCCAAAGACGGTCGTCAGGATGGCGGGCAAATCCGCTGAGAAGTTGGCCGCCGGGTAATGGATTTTCAGGCGTGCTTGGATGACGCCTTGACGTGCGGGGTGGGTGACATGCGGGAATTCTTCGACCGACACGACGCGCCCTTTATGTTGTTGCAATTGCTGCTGCTCGAGCAATGGCAGATCGGTCCACGAACCGACCGTCAAACCGAGTGCAATGGCTTCTGCTTTTTTTTCGAATGAACCGGCTTTGCCGAATAATTGATATGTCGCGATAACACCGCTCATGAATAACCCTCCTGCTTAGT
Proteins encoded:
- a CDS encoding 1,2-dihydroxy-3-keto-5-methylthiopentene dioxygenase encodes the protein MAIIKIQGTDETIESQQEVAAFLESQEVVYEHWDIHKLPEPLREKFDLSDEEKEQILEAFRSEIDDISARRGYKAADVISLSDSNPKLDELLKNFQRKHIHTDDEVRYIVSGHGVFIIQGQDERFFEVHLTPGDLISVPENITHYFTLAEDRKVVAVRIFVTTEGWVPVYEDETVNN
- a CDS encoding methylthioribulose 1-phosphate dehydratase, with the protein product MSAYETRWQELAEVKRALAARDWFMGTSGNLAIKVSDEPLEFLVTASGKDKYKETAEDFLLVDKNGQPVQAGALKPSAETLLHQAVYSETSAGCSLHVHTVANNVISELYGDEGVIEFQGQELIKAFGLWEQDAKLSIPIIPNHADIPKLADEFRSFVNADKGAVLIRNHGITVWGKDAFEAKKLLEASEFLFQYRLALRQFQS
- a CDS encoding 2-hydroxy-3-keto-5-methylthiopentenyl-1-phosphate phosphatase, encoding MSKPVIFCDFDGTVTSRDNLIAIMKEFDPPGWSPIKDQILDQRISICEGVQQMFALLPSSAKQQIINYALDQAEIREGFADFVAYTKRHDIPLYIVSGGIDFFVYPLLEPYGPFAGIYCNEADFSNDKIHIRFPHGCDEQCDSQGCGCCKPSVMRRIMSEQSTSIVIGDSITDLQAAKQADLVIARDFLVDKCEELGIAYEAFESFHDVTDILDAKLGVIS
- a CDS encoding 2,3-diketo-5-methylthiopentyl-1-phosphate enolase, coding for MSGVIATYQLFGKAGSFEKKAEAIALGLTVGSWTDLPLLEQQQLQQHKGRVVSVEEFPHVTHPARQGVIQARLKIHYPAANFSADLPAILTTVFGKLSLDGEIKLIDLDFEESLLRQFPGPRFGIDGIRETLGVNGRPLAMSIFKGVIGRDLDYLSDQLRQQALGGVDLVKDDEILFDNPLTPFDKRVTAACHVLDEVYEETGHRTLYAVNLSGRTSSLRDKARRARELGADALLFNVHAYGFDVLQELAEDEEVALPLMAHPAFSGAYTSSDFYGVSTALALGKLTRLAGADFSLFPSPYGSVALEKETALQLGQELVSEGPLKQSFPVPSAGIHPALVPLLLEDYGVDSIINAGGGVHGHPDGAAAGGKAFRQAIDAALQGQALTEAAKQQDELQKALALWGETV